In Atopobium sp. oral taxon 416, the genomic stretch CTCGGATCCTTTGGGGCTTATGCACTCTACCTGCAGGGCATAAAGGACGCCGGGTCACTCAAGGCAAGCCTGCTCGGCACGATTGAGCCGGTAGTCTCTACGATCGGCACCGTGCTTCTTCTGGGCTATCACTTCTCACTGGCGGACATCCTCGGCTTTGCTCTCATTATCATTATGGTCTACCTCACCGCGTAGCAATCCTGCCTCGAGGCACGTGTACGGTAACGAAAAAGCCGCATCGGCACTCTTGTCGATGCGGCCTGGAATGTACGCGGTTTGGAACCAATCAGTTGTCTGCCTGTTTGGGATTCTTGGGGAGCTTGCCCTCATCCCGGGCAATACGGATCGCATCCTCCATGTGGAGGTACAGCGTATCCGGGGATGTATTGTGGGCAAGGGCGTCCTGGGAGCACATATCCGGTTTTGAAAAATCCGGCTCGGGGAGTGGGTTTCCCTCATGGTCCACACCGAACACTCTCGCGACCAGATCTGGCAGCGGATTGAAGGCGGGCGCATCCTGGTCCATATCGCCTGAATAGCCCTCAACGGTGTAGCCGGCAGCTTCCAGCGCCATAGCGATGATCGGGATACCGATACCGAGTTCGTGGGCGAGCTCCGGCAGCGTCTTGGAGGTGTCGGGGATCGTGATATCGAGCTCTGAGAGGGTGTCCTTCAGTTCAGGGTTAGAAGCCAAAAGCTCAGAGATTGGCTTCGTGATGTCCAGTGTCTTGGTTGTTTCAGCAGCCATACGGCCCCTTTTCGTCTTCGCGTTCAAGTGGAGCAACGGTACCTATCACAGCAGTAAAAGAATAGCCTATCTAAGACAAATTCTCAATAATTTCTCAAAAACTGTATTAGACTCATAGTAAATACTGAAGAGAGGTTTGATATGAATTTTCAAACAAATACTACAGCTCGTGGTGATAAAGCTTCAGAGAGACCGAAAAAGCAACCAAACGCCTACCAAACTGAAAAAGTGCAGGTGCCGGGGGTAAGCAGCTCTACATCAGAGGCCCCATCCTCTTGCGGGGCGAGACGGCGCCTGAGCAGACTTCCTCACAGAAGTTCCTCGTAGCGCACAAGAACACAGACTGGCAGCATGAGGACCCACGGAGGGCCGGGCAGACAGAGTCTGTGGGTGACTTCGATGCACTCGCGAACCTCGGGCCTGCGATCGCCTGCTTTGGCTTTGCCCGGACTCCGCAGAGTTCGCCCTACTACAGGCAGGCGCAGGAGGCAGGCGTCAAACTTGGGCAGCACTGCGGCGATCACCGGCGGTGGCCCCGGCATTATGGAGGCCGCAAACCATGGGGCCTACGATGCGGGAGGTGTCTCAGTCGGCTTGGGGATCGAGCTGCCCCACGAGGAAGCGCTCAACTAGCGGGCCAATGTGGGTATGGTGTTCTGGTACTTCTTCGTGCGGAAGACCACATTCGTCAAATACTTCCCAGGCGCCCTGATCTTCCCGGGAGGCTTTGGGACCTTCGGTGGGATGGTTGAGTTCGTGACGCTGATTCAGACGCATGAGACCGGCTATGCCCTGCTTGTGCTGATTGGGCGTGACTGTTGGACCGGCTGGTTGAGTGGCTGCGCAATACAGTTGCCCAGGCGGGCGATATCTCTAAAGAGGAGCTTGACCAGCTGATCGTGGCAGACGATATCGAACAGGCGATCTCTATCGCTACCGGCAGCCAACGTGATTAGTTCCTTTACAGCTCTATTTCAGGACAGGCGTGCACGCTTGCGCCGCCTGTGAAGTTCGTGTATGCTCTACTGCACAGCTACTTTACTAGACTAAAGTACTACAGACAGCGATTGCAGAGGCGATCTTCGAAGGGGGTACGAGCCATGTCTTCAATGAGTCGTCGTCAATTTCTTTCACTTTCCGGCAGTGCGGTAGGCTGCGTGGCGCTTTTTTCGCTCGCAGGCTGTGGCGGCTCCTCGAGCTCCACGGCGGATGCAGGCTCAGGCAGCTCTGTTGCATTCACCGGCCCCTTCGTGCTCGGGTTTGACCAGGAGTTCCCGCCCTATGGCTACATCGGGGACGGCGGACAGATTACTGGCTTCGATATCGACCTGGCTCAGGCGGTCTGTGATAAGGAAGGCTGGGAGTTCCAGCCGACCCCAATCAACTGGGACGCTAAAGACGCAATGCTCAACTCTGGCCAGATCACCTGCATTTGGAACGGTTTTACGATCGAGGGGCGTGAGGATGACTACACCTTCACGGATCCCTACATGGAGAACCGCCAGGTGATTGTCACGAGCGCTGACTCCGATATCAATTCACTCGCGGATCTGGCCGGCAAGAACGTCTGTACTCAGACCGACTCGGCGGCCTACTACCTCCTGACCGAAGGGGGAGACCAGGCGGATCTGGGCGCCAGCTTCGCCAAGCTCGATACGATGGGCGACTACAATACCGCGTTCATGATGTTGCGGCAGGGAACCTACGACGCCCTGGCGGTTGACTACCCGGTCGCGGTCTTCAATATCGGCGGCTCAAAGGGCTTCAAGATCTTAGACGAGCCCCTCAACTCCGAGCACTTTGCGGTGGGCTTCCAGAAGGGCAACGACTCCTTGGCACACACCGTTGAGGCTGACCTGCAGCAGCTCGATTCCGAAGGTAAGGTTGAGGAGATCTGCAACAAGTACGCGGACCAGGGCGTCTCATACACCGCCTGGTGCCTGCCAAAGGTCTCCAATTAGTATGTGTGAACGATAAGGAGAGGGTGTAAGCGTGAGTATATCCACCATGGTTCCGATGCTGGCGCAAGGTTTCCTTGTGACCCTCGAGATCTTTGGGCTGACGCTCTTAGGTTCGATTCCGCTCGGCATTCTGGTCGCAATGGGCAGGCTCTCCAAGTGCAAGCTGCTTTCGGTGGTCCTGGGTATCTACATCTCGCTGATGCGCGGAACGCCGCTGATGCTGCAGATGTTCGCGGTCTTCTTCCTGCCATATTACGGCTTTGGGATTGTGACCGGCCCGAACTACATGTTTGTGGCCTGCATCATCGCCTTTATCGTGAACTATGCCGCTTACTTTGCCGAGATCTATCGCGCCGGTATCCAGTCGATCCCCCGCGGCCAGTATGAGGCCGCTGAGGTCTTGGGTTACCGCCCCTCACAGACCTTCTTCCATATTATCCTGCCCCAGATGTTCAAGAACATCCTGCCGGCGATGGGCAACGAGATTGTGACCCTGGTAAAGGACACCTCACTGGCCTTCTCGATTGGCGTTGCGGAGATGTTCACCGTGGGTCGTGCCCTGGTGGCAAGCCAGCGTACCATGGTCCCTTTTGTGATCGCGGCGATCTTCTACTGGGTTACCTGCCTCTTGATCGAATTTATTCTGCGTCGGATTGAAAACAACTTGGATTACTACCATGACTGAGGATACTACGTGCGCGGTGAGCTTCACCGGGGCCTATAAGTCCTTCGGCTCCAAAGAGGTTTTGCACGGACTGAATTTCCATATCGAGAGAGGTGAGGTCGTCTCGCTGATCGGCCCTTCAGGCGCCGGCAAGTCGACGACCCTGCGCTGCCTCACACTTCTCGAGCGTCTGGACCGCGGGCGCATCGCCTACGGGGATACGGTCGTGTGCGACAACGAGGGTTCAAAAGGTGCAGTCTATGACAGGACGGCTGAGCAGGCGGCGCGTATGCACTTCGGTCTTGTCTTTCAGGGCTACAACCTCTTCCCGCATCGCACGGTCCTTCAGAATGTCTGTGATGCGCCGGTTGTGGTGCAGAAGCGGGATGAGGAAGAGGTGCAAAAACAAGGGAAAGAGCTGCTTGAGCGACTCGATCTGAAAGAGCAGGAGAACATGGTCCCCTGTGAGCTCTCCGACGGCCAGCAGCAGCGTGTGGCGATCGCGCGGGCCCTCTGCATGAACCCCGATGTGATGTATTTCGATGAGGCGACAAGTGCCCTCGATCCGAAACTGACCTGGGATATGCGCGATCTGATCCGCCAGCTGGCGCAGCAGGGGATGGCCGTGGGGATCGTCACGCACGAGATGGACTTTGCCGAGACGGTCAGTGACCGCATCTGTCTTCTGATCGGCGGAGAGATCATCGAAGAGGGTAGCCCGCAATCCATTGTAAAGAGCGCCACAGACCCGCGCACCCAAGCCTTCTTAAGCTTCGCGAATAAGGCATGAGGGGAAAGAAGCACCCCGGTATTGCGCGATTTGGGAAAGCTGCTCTGATCCTGTGGGGCCTCTGCCTGGTTGTTGAATGCCTCATGTCGCTGCGTGACGCACTGCCGGCAGGGATCATCGACCCTGACCTATTCCTCATGGTGGGGCGGCAGACTCTTGTAGCGCTGCTGCCGCGCTACCTGGGGTATCTCGCAGCGATCCTGATCGTGTGGGCCTGCATCGCCTATCTGGCTGTCTCGCGGCCCCGTCGCCGGATCCGCCGGCTTGTGACGGGCTCCAGGAAGCTCACTCCCCAGCAATTCTTTCAGGTACGGCGCCCTCACGGCACCCTTGCCCCGGATTTCCCGGGCATCTATCTGATCTACAATGCTGACCGCCGCAGGTACTATGTGGGGCAGGCCCATCAGGTGCTGAGCCGTGTCAACCAGCACTTTACCGGCAGGGGAAACGGCGATGTCTACGCCGACTATGTGGCGGGGGATACGTTTACAATACAGCTGCTCGCCTTAAGGGGGAGCGGGTATCACAGCCTTGATGACTTTGAGCGCGATGCGATCGAGACGACCCACGCCTATACCGAGGGGTACAACAAAACTGCGGGGAACCGCCCCTGTACTCGCCATTTTATCCGTTAATAGAATAGTGCCACGCTCTGAGTCCGCCCACCGCTACACTGGATAGAACAAACCAAGACAAGAGGTGCATCAGAAAGGAATCTTCATGGCAAGCAACGAAGACGAAATTGACTACATTACCTTAGATTACGAAGATGGCACCTCAGAGGAATGCGAAGTCCTCGGTGTCTTTGAGAGTGGGGATTCCGAGTACGTTGCGCTCTCTCCGGAAGCCCATTCAGACGATGTATATCTCTATGGCTACAATGAGACGCCTGACGGGGATTTCTATGTAACGGAGATCCCGGATGCCGATTATCCGCAGGTATCGACTGATTTTGACAACCTGTGGTTTGCGGAACCTGACGATAACTAGGCAGGTCAGCGGGGCTAGATAACGTTAGATTTGAGGGTCGCATAGAGTTCCGGTGCGGTGTGCACTTCCCAGGTCGCCTTTGGGTGCGAGGTGGGGGCGTGGCGCAGCCGGTGGTTGTACCAGAGCGATTTTAAGCGGGCCCGGGTGGCGCCGATAACGTCGAGGGCAAAGGCATCCCCCACGTAGATGCTCTTTTCGGGATCCGCTCGCACCTGTCTGCAGGCGAGGCTGAAGATCTCAGGCTTCGGTTTGGCGACGCCCACGGCATCGGAGACAAAGATTCGATCTGCGCTGATCCATCTGTCCACCCCTAAGGCCTCTACTTTGGCAATCTGTCCGCGCAGTTTGCCGTTTGAGATGATCCCCAATCCGCGGTTGGTGTGGTGGGAACACCAGTCTAAGGCCCGTGCGATTGAGGGATCGAGGTGCATTGCGTCGGCGGTGTTGCCGGCATAGACTCGCTGCAGCTTGAGCGCGGTCTGATCATCCAGATGGATCCCGTAGTCCGCAAAGGTATCCTGCATCCGGTGGATGTACACCGTGTCGGTCGGGCGATAGCCACGTGCAAAGGCCGCAAAGACCTCTTGGGAGTGCAGGCGGCTCGTTTCAAAGAGCTGGGCCCCCGAGATCCCCTTCAGATCGCCGAGCACGTGTTTCACCGCATAGGCAAAGGGCTCAGACTGATCGTAGAGGGTATCATCGAGGTCAAAGAAGACCGCATCAAAGTGATATGAAGCTTTCGTAGTCACAATCGGGACGCTCCTCGAGCCGAAACGATACAGTTTTTTATCCTTGTATTGAAGTATGCGCAGTACCCGTGAGGATTGTATGCCGCATTGAGGAAACGCCAGCAATATCCTACAATTGTTTCATTCGTGAGAGAGCACTATCTGTGCTGTAATATACTAACTCTGGTTATACTATGGTATTCGATGCTGAATAGGGTCTCTGTAGAACACATATCACAGAGACGCAAGAGAGAGGGATTCCATGAACCTCGGACCAATGGAAGTTATTGTAATTCTTATTGTGGCTCTTCTTATCTTCGGGCCGAAGAACCTCCCGAAACTGGGGAAAGCCCTCGGTAAGACTGTTAAGAACGTCCGCGAAGGCATGAGCGGTGACGACGATAAGAAGAAGGATGAAGAGAAGGCAACTGAGACTGAGGCCCACCTCGAAGAGGCCTCCTCAGAGGAAGCAAGCACAGCTTCTGAGGCAGGGGTTGTCTTTTGTCCAAAATGCGGAGCGAAGAATCCAGCTGACGCCGCGTTTTGCTCCAAGTGCGGCGCGAAGTTGACAAAACCGGAAGCCGCAGAAACTGCGGACACTGAAGAATAACAGTACAGTGAAGGTGTTGAGCTTAAAAGCTGAACACCTTCTTTATGGAAGGGCTTTTAGATTATG encodes the following:
- a CDS encoding transporter substrate-binding domain-containing protein, with product MSSMSRRQFLSLSGSAVGCVALFSLAGCGGSSSSTADAGSGSSVAFTGPFVLGFDQEFPPYGYIGDGGQITGFDIDLAQAVCDKEGWEFQPTPINWDAKDAMLNSGQITCIWNGFTIEGREDDYTFTDPYMENRQVIVTSADSDINSLADLAGKNVCTQTDSAAYYLLTEGGDQADLGASFAKLDTMGDYNTAFMMLRQGTYDALAVDYPVAVFNIGGSKGFKILDEPLNSEHFAVGFQKGNDSLAHTVEADLQQLDSEGKVEEICNKYADQGVSYTAWCLPKVSN
- a CDS encoding amino acid ABC transporter ATP-binding protein produces the protein MTEDTTCAVSFTGAYKSFGSKEVLHGLNFHIERGEVVSLIGPSGAGKSTTLRCLTLLERLDRGRIAYGDTVVCDNEGSKGAVYDRTAEQAARMHFGLVFQGYNLFPHRTVLQNVCDAPVVVQKRDEEEVQKQGKELLERLDLKEQENMVPCELSDGQQQRVAIARALCMNPDVMYFDEATSALDPKLTWDMRDLIRQLAQQGMAVGIVTHEMDFAETVSDRICLLIGGEIIEEGSPQSIVKSATDPRTQAFLSFANKA
- a CDS encoding amino acid ABC transporter permease, which encodes MSISTMVPMLAQGFLVTLEIFGLTLLGSIPLGILVAMGRLSKCKLLSVVLGIYISLMRGTPLMLQMFAVFFLPYYGFGIVTGPNYMFVACIIAFIVNYAAYFAEIYRAGIQSIPRGQYEAAEVLGYRPSQTFFHIILPQMFKNILPAMGNEIVTLVKDTSLAFSIGVAEMFTVGRALVASQRTMVPFVIAAIFYWVTCLLIEFILRRIENNLDYYHD
- the tatA gene encoding twin-arginine translocase TatA/TatE family subunit is translated as MNLGPMEVIVILIVALLIFGPKNLPKLGKALGKTVKNVREGMSGDDDKKKDEEKATETEAHLEEASSEEASTASEAGVVFCPKCGAKNPADAAFCSKCGAKLTKPEAAETADTEE
- a CDS encoding GIY-YIG nuclease family protein, with the translated sequence MRGKKHPGIARFGKAALILWGLCLVVECLMSLRDALPAGIIDPDLFLMVGRQTLVALLPRYLGYLAAILIVWACIAYLAVSRPRRRIRRLVTGSRKLTPQQFFQVRRPHGTLAPDFPGIYLIYNADRRRYYVGQAHQVLSRVNQHFTGRGNGDVYADYVAGDTFTIQLLALRGSGYHSLDDFERDAIETTHAYTEGYNKTAGNRPCTRHFIR
- a CDS encoding DUF1292 domain-containing protein, translated to MASNEDEIDYITLDYEDGTSEECEVLGVFESGDSEYVALSPEAHSDDVYLYGYNETPDGDFYVTEIPDADYPQVSTDFDNLWFAEPDDN
- a CDS encoding HAD family hydrolase, giving the protein MTTKASYHFDAVFFDLDDTLYDQSEPFAYAVKHVLGDLKGISGAQLFETSRLHSQEVFAAFARGYRPTDTVYIHRMQDTFADYGIHLDDQTALKLQRVYAGNTADAMHLDPSIARALDWCSHHTNRGLGIISNGKLRGQIAKVEALGVDRWISADRIFVSDAVGVAKPKPEIFSLACRQVRADPEKSIYVGDAFALDVIGATRARLKSLWYNHRLRHAPTSHPKATWEVHTAPELYATLKSNVI